From a single Chlorogloeopsis sp. ULAP01 genomic region:
- a CDS encoding sulfate ABC transporter substrate-binding protein has protein sequence MKRRSALRALLFTAGLLIPACTQTQNSTQNEASTSQTQAVTNVQKSKSVELTLVGYGVAKSLFSKIIPAFQQEWKAKTGQDAIFKESYGASGAQTRAILGGLQADILVQNLQSNIDPLVEKDFVSQQWSQRLPNQASPANTVMVLVTRPGNPMQIRDWRDLARENLSIVAINPQTSGNARWGILAGYGSVLKSQGEQAADDFLKGFVKNIKTLVSSGREATDAFVKNKIGDVLITFENEIIFTNNSIPEDYPYIVPTTNIQVDFPVTVVDKIVDKKGTREVAEAFTKFLFSPKGQEIYAQSGYRPIEQQAYQKYAKLYKSVKTLYKIADFGGWKQVNQKLFADGALFDSAQATRTR, from the coding sequence ATGAAGAGGCGTTCTGCATTACGCGCCTTACTATTTACGGCAGGATTGTTAATACCTGCCTGTACTCAGACACAAAATTCCACTCAAAACGAAGCATCAACGAGTCAAACCCAAGCAGTTACTAATGTACAAAAATCAAAGTCAGTGGAACTAACATTGGTTGGTTATGGAGTGGCTAAATCGCTTTTCTCCAAAATCATTCCGGCATTTCAACAAGAGTGGAAGGCGAAAACAGGTCAAGATGCGATCTTTAAGGAATCCTATGGTGCATCTGGAGCACAAACTAGAGCAATCCTGGGTGGTTTGCAAGCTGACATCCTGGTTCAAAATCTGCAGAGCAACATTGATCCTTTAGTGGAAAAGGATTTTGTGAGTCAACAGTGGAGCCAACGATTGCCCAATCAAGCTTCCCCTGCTAACACGGTTATGGTTTTAGTAACAAGACCTGGAAATCCCATGCAAATTCGAGATTGGAGGGATTTAGCTCGCGAAAATCTGTCTATTGTGGCGATTAATCCACAAACTTCTGGTAACGCTCGGTGGGGTATCTTAGCAGGGTATGGTTCTGTTCTCAAGTCTCAAGGAGAGCAGGCGGCTGATGATTTTCTCAAAGGCTTTGTGAAGAATATTAAGACATTGGTGAGCAGTGGGCGAGAGGCAACGGATGCATTTGTAAAAAACAAAATTGGAGATGTATTAATCACATTTGAAAACGAGATTATCTTCACTAATAACTCCATTCCTGAAGATTATCCCTACATTGTGCCGACGACTAATATTCAGGTTGATTTTCCAGTCACTGTCGTTGACAAGATTGTAGATAAAAAGGGAACCCGCGAAGTTGCAGAAGCATTTACTAAGTTTTTGTTTTCACCCAAAGGTCAGGAAATCTATGCTCAATCAGGCTATCGTCCCATTGAGCAACAGGCATATCAAAAATATGCCAAACTTTACAAGTCTGTAAAGACTCTTTATAAAATTGCAGATTTTGGTGGTTGGAAACAGGTTAACCAAAAGCTTTTTGCCGATGGAGCGTTATTTGATTCTGCCCAAGCAACCCGAACTCGATAA
- the cysT gene encoding sulfate ABC transporter permease subunit CysT: protein MSAISVTPSTQRFHQALLQGLALTYVSFIILLPLGAIFLQASKSSWQELGLVVTAPVAVEAYKLSFSAALLAALINSVFGVILAWILVRYNFPGRKLADGLVDLPFAMPAVVAGIALVSLYGSGGVVGQYFDSGTFLGNCLRQLGIEQVNLTSSVVGVVFAKIFVTLPFVVRTVQPVLMEIEPEVEEAAHSLGANSWQTFWRVIFPQLLPAILTGFTLAFARAVGEYGVVVMISGNIPFETMISSVYIYRRLEQYDYSGATAVAIVLLMFSLVILICTNLLYWWSRRYEISIPTKF from the coding sequence ATGTCAGCTATCTCTGTAACACCCTCTACACAGCGCTTTCATCAGGCTCTTTTGCAAGGTTTAGCCCTTACCTATGTTAGTTTTATCATTCTGCTACCTTTGGGAGCAATCTTTCTACAAGCTTCTAAAAGCTCTTGGCAGGAATTGGGGCTAGTTGTTACTGCTCCAGTTGCTGTAGAGGCATATAAACTTTCTTTTTCTGCTGCGCTGTTGGCTGCCCTAATTAACAGCGTTTTTGGAGTCATACTCGCCTGGATTTTAGTACGTTACAACTTTCCTGGCCGAAAGCTCGCAGACGGTTTGGTTGATTTGCCCTTTGCTATGCCAGCAGTAGTTGCCGGGATTGCTTTAGTGTCTCTATACGGATCTGGTGGAGTAGTTGGACAGTACTTTGACTCTGGAACATTTTTAGGGAATTGCTTGCGGCAACTTGGTATTGAGCAGGTTAACTTGACTTCATCTGTAGTCGGAGTTGTTTTTGCAAAGATCTTTGTTACCCTTCCTTTTGTTGTGAGAACCGTACAACCTGTGTTGATGGAGATTGAGCCGGAGGTTGAGGAAGCAGCGCACAGTCTTGGAGCAAACTCTTGGCAAACATTTTGGAGAGTTATTTTTCCCCAATTATTACCTGCAATCTTGACAGGGTTTACTCTTGCTTTTGCCCGTGCTGTCGGAGAGTACGGTGTAGTAGTGATGATTTCTGGCAATATTCCTTTTGAGACAATGATTAGCTCAGTCTACATCTACCGTCGATTGGAACAGTATGACTATAGTGGTGCAACAGCTGTGGCGATTGTGTTGTTGATGTTTTCTTTAGTGATTTTGATATGTACTAATTTGTTGTATTGGTGGAGTCGGCGATATGAAATTTCCATTCCTACTAAGTTTTAA
- the cysW gene encoding sulfate ABC transporter permease subunit CysW → MKFFIKQVKATLQSLPWGRYLLITFGLSFLAIAVVFPLLNIFYQAFANGIEAYWAGVTTPEARHAIFLTVAIALVSLPINIGFGVLLAWILARHSFPGKVLLLGIIDLPLAISPTVVGLMFILLFSHTAGIFGSWLETANIDVIFALPGMILTTLFVTFPFVAREVLPALQNMGLEEEEAAKTLGANSWQTFWRVTFPSIRWALLYGVLICTSRAIGEFGAVSVVSGKLIGQTNTLTLHVEQVYTEYQTVAAFACASLLAVMGLLSLVGQELLRTKDKQ, encoded by the coding sequence ATGAAATTCTTTATCAAGCAAGTTAAGGCAACCTTACAATCGCTGCCTTGGGGACGCTATCTATTAATTACTTTCGGTCTTTCTTTCTTAGCGATCGCCGTTGTATTTCCCCTACTAAATATCTTTTATCAAGCATTCGCTAATGGTATTGAAGCTTATTGGGCTGGAGTCACGACACCCGAAGCACGTCATGCCATCTTTTTAACTGTGGCGATCGCTTTAGTTTCACTTCCTATTAATATCGGGTTTGGAGTATTGCTTGCTTGGATTTTGGCGCGACACTCGTTTCCCGGTAAGGTGCTGTTGCTAGGAATTATTGACTTGCCATTAGCTATTTCACCTACTGTTGTAGGTTTGATGTTCATTCTTCTGTTCAGTCACACAGCAGGTATCTTTGGTTCCTGGTTAGAAACAGCCAACATTGATGTAATTTTTGCCCTGCCAGGGATGATTTTAACGACTTTGTTTGTAACTTTCCCATTTGTAGCGCGAGAGGTATTACCAGCACTGCAAAATATGGGGCTGGAAGAGGAGGAAGCAGCTAAAACGTTGGGAGCAAATTCCTGGCAGACTTTTTGGCGAGTGACTTTCCCTTCTATTCGTTGGGCTTTGCTTTACGGAGTACTGATCTGTACATCTAGGGCGATCGGAGAGTTTGGCGCAGTTTCGGTTGTCTCCGGCAAGCTGATCGGACAAACAAACACTTTGACATTGCATGTCGAACAAGTATATACCGAATACCAAACTGTTGCAGCCTTTGCCTGCGCATCGCTTCTAGCAGTAATGGGACTTTTAAGTTTGGTTGGACAGGAATTGCTACGAACAAAGGACAAACAATGA
- a CDS encoding DUF1565 domain-containing protein has protein sequence MIQYRYRVLVATVAFSCVLPLTVQAAPPVEHQGTTTQTVEFVQQRILYVNPQQGTDAPNAGKSQLTPLKTITYALQQAESGTVIQLAPGQYQVGETFPIKLKPGVILKGNEFQQGQGIAIIGGGDYLSRIFARQNITLLAAPDSQVIGVTITNPNTRGTGIWVESANPTIRNNTFANNKREGVFVTGTADPKIQNNQFINNDANGISVTGTAKGEIRGNVFQKNGFGLAIGGSSNPSVVNNQIRGSRSGVVVTEKARPNLQANFVENNSQNSQIAIAQAQSNVSNNNLQNNLENNSQNGQIASTPTQPNLGNNTFQNNLENNSQNGQIASTPTQLNLGNNTFQNNLQNNSEYGQIASTPTQPNLSNNNFQNNVEELGNEANLILTEPPLPAVAVPEQPENSIWARADRGILKEGVYSFPDGLVIYSNGNNAFCGFTSPAHYKRYDRGWDNVKAISEQDQARALSDMRDDGLCPLADVDKNSRVFVHDINRNNAGNAQQLAIPSVAAQPQDKWVLIMGNRIVVINSDGKVFTHDISGNTMGNVNQLPNPSGR, from the coding sequence ATGATCCAGTACAGATATCGAGTATTGGTAGCCACTGTTGCTTTTTCTTGTGTTTTACCCCTAACAGTTCAAGCCGCTCCACCAGTTGAACATCAAGGGACGACTACACAGACAGTGGAATTTGTACAGCAACGCATTTTGTATGTCAACCCTCAGCAAGGCACAGACGCTCCTAATGCTGGCAAAAGTCAGTTGACTCCTTTGAAGACAATTACCTATGCTTTGCAACAAGCAGAATCTGGCACAGTCATTCAGTTAGCCCCTGGACAGTACCAGGTTGGGGAAACTTTTCCAATTAAACTTAAACCAGGAGTCATTCTCAAAGGTAACGAATTCCAGCAGGGGCAGGGAATTGCGATCATTGGTGGGGGTGACTATCTCAGCCGTATCTTTGCCCGCCAAAATATCACTCTCTTAGCTGCCCCAGATAGTCAAGTTATCGGTGTGACTATTACCAATCCAAATACGCGCGGCACTGGCATCTGGGTAGAATCTGCCAATCCGACTATTCGTAACAATACCTTCGCCAACAACAAGCGAGAAGGTGTTTTTGTCACTGGCACTGCCGATCCCAAAATCCAGAACAATCAATTTATTAATAACGATGCCAATGGAATTTCTGTAACTGGAACAGCCAAAGGCGAAATCCGGGGAAATGTATTTCAAAAAAACGGTTTCGGTTTAGCGATCGGTGGCTCTTCTAACCCCTCAGTAGTCAATAACCAGATTCGAGGCAGCAGAAGTGGCGTGGTAGTAACGGAGAAGGCGCGTCCAAATTTGCAGGCTAATTTCGTTGAAAACAATAGTCAAAACAGTCAAATAGCGATCGCTCAAGCTCAATCAAATGTAAGCAATAATAACTTGCAAAATAATCTAGAAAATAACAGTCAAAATGGTCAAATAGCAAGCACTCCCACTCAGCCAAATCTAGGCAATAATACTTTTCAAAATAATCTAGAAAATAACAGTCAAAATGGTCAAATAGCAAGCACTCCCACTCAGCTAAATCTAGGCAATAACACTTTTCAAAATAATCTACAAAATAATAGTGAGTATGGACAAATAGCAAGCACTCCCACTCAGCCCAATCTAAGCAATAACAATTTTCAAAATAATGTAGAGGAACTAGGTAATGAGGCGAATCTTATACTAACAGAACCGCCCTTACCAGCAGTAGCAGTACCGGAGCAACCAGAGAATAGCATATGGGCGAGAGCGGATCGGGGGATATTAAAAGAAGGTGTATATAGTTTTCCAGATGGATTAGTTATTTACTCAAATGGAAACAACGCATTTTGTGGTTTCACAAGCCCGGCACACTATAAGAGGTATGACAGAGGGTGGGACAATGTGAAGGCAATCAGTGAACAGGATCAAGCCAGAGCTTTATCTGATATGCGTGATGATGGACTCTGTCCCCTAGCTGATGTAGATAAAAATAGCAGGGTGTTTGTTCACGACATCAACCGCAACAATGCGGGGAACGCCCAACAGCTTGCAATTCCGAGTGTAGCAGCACAGCCGCAAGACAAATGGGTTCTAATTATGGGCAATAGAATAGTGGTGATCAACTCTGATGGCAAGGTGTTTACCCATGACATCAGCGGGAACACTATGGGAAATGTCAACCAGCTTCCCAATCCAAGTGGTAGATAA
- the plsY gene encoding glycerol-3-phosphate 1-O-acyltransferase PlsY, with translation MAIWFSLCGAILVLAYLLGSTPTGYTVVRILKGIDIREVGSGSTGATNVLRTLGKGPGAFVLGIDCLKGVLVIFLVYWLFNFAQTQNWISSTVNLEIWLSWMVTLAGLSAILGHSKSIFLGFSGGKSVATSLGVLLAMNWQVALATVGVFAVVVAISRIVSLSSIAGAIAVSIFMVILHQPLPYILFGIIGGLYVVWRHSSNIERLVAGTEPKLGQKLEPAEPEQTA, from the coding sequence ATGGCTATTTGGTTCAGTTTGTGTGGGGCAATTTTGGTTTTAGCCTATCTGCTAGGCTCAACTCCTACAGGCTACACAGTAGTGAGGATATTAAAAGGTATTGATATTCGCGAAGTTGGCTCTGGTTCTACAGGCGCAACTAATGTGCTAAGAACTTTAGGTAAAGGCCCTGGAGCATTTGTTTTAGGGATTGATTGTCTAAAAGGAGTTTTAGTAATTTTCCTTGTTTACTGGTTGTTCAATTTTGCCCAGACTCAAAACTGGATTTCCTCAACAGTAAATCTGGAAATATGGCTATCTTGGATGGTAACTTTAGCGGGTTTGTCAGCAATACTGGGACACAGTAAATCCATTTTTTTAGGATTTAGTGGCGGTAAATCGGTTGCAACTAGTTTGGGCGTTTTATTGGCAATGAATTGGCAGGTGGCATTGGCAACAGTAGGAGTGTTTGCTGTCGTCGTCGCCATATCACGGATAGTTTCCTTGAGTTCAATTGCTGGTGCGATCGCTGTTTCTATTTTCATGGTAATTTTGCACCAACCACTACCCTACATCTTGTTTGGCATTATAGGTGGATTGTACGTAGTATGGCGACATAGTAGTAATATTGAGCGTTTAGTTGCTGGTACAGAGCCAAAATTAGGACAAAAATTAGAACCAGCAGAACCAGAACAAACTGCATAA